The genomic region GTGTCTATAAAATGGCTTTCAGAAGAGTAATGCGACTAGCAAAAGACAACCAACGAAAGGTCTAGTGATTGAATTTCATCCCGGGGGAATAAAGAATTTTCCATTAGGCAATCAAGAGATCCATTTTACAAAGATGCCTATCTATACTCCATACAAAGTCTCAGAATGAAAGCAATTTGTTGTTGAATGGCGCCATGGGAGTTTTAAAAAATAGGATATTTGACTTACTGTAGATGAACAACTTCCTGAACTCTAACCACTCCCATAAAAAAGAAATCTTCCAAAAATTAAAGATGAGAAATGAAACTAAAACACCCAACTACTTTCCATCCCTTGATAAAACCATTATCTGTGGTAGTTGAGAAACCTTCCCAATCCTTCAACCAGAATGAACCAACTAAATACCCTGTCCTTTTATTTAATTATAGCATGTAGTATGAACCAACTAATTTAAgttattacatttatttaatttaagaaaagtaCTATATTTTCTTTACACTTTGATACATTCAAAGATCGATGCAGATCACCTGACAGAATTTATAAATTTTGCTTCTTACAAACAAGCCCATGCTTTCATTCAAAGTACGAGTATTTGGTAAGGCTATATTTTACAGGATTTGTAAGTATCATATAAATATTGTGATTCTTACTATGGATTACATGCAAAGAAAAGGAAAATGAGGCACGTCATTAGTTACATAGCCATCTACTTGCAATTAGTTACATAGGCATCTATTGGCAATTTGCAGGAGTATGTGAGCAAGTTGATCAGGCTTGCAGAAGAAAGGAGAGTGATCTGATCCTTCTATCTCATATACCATTTGTGGAGGATTGTCTGCGATCATTTTTCTCTGGAATTCCTCCGGAAGTAATTTATCTTCTTTGGCTACAATGTAAGCTCGGGGAACTCGTCCATAGTTTTCCTTTGTGTAGGAAACAACTCCTTCCCAGTAAGGAGATCTTTTCAGCAGAGAATGGGTCAAACAAATATCCTGCATGAATTCCATGATACCAACCAGTCAATCAAACAATTAAGTCTATAGTTAAGCCCAGCAGTTTGATTTCAATAGTTTACCGAAGAGGGTGTGTTCTGTAACAAAAATTCTTGTGAAAATTGTTTGCCAAACTTTACGGATGTGGGTTTATTTTCTTCTCCATTCGCAAAGGAATATGTGAGGTCTCCAAAGTTTCGAAGTCCAGAAGAAATCTATAGATCAACCAAAAAAAgtcataaatataaaaaatgaaattgaaattaaaataaatttatgtcTTATATATAAAAAATCTTTATGGTCTTAAATATAACAAGTATATAATAGAGAATACAAGAACTATGTAATTAAGTGGTGAATTTTTATCTATGAAAATgcttagttttttattttattttgtgcgaGTGTGGATATTGATAAGATGCTGTCAAATTTTATAAAATTGTGTTTCAAATTTGGGGTTTGGAGTAGAGAGTTCAAAATGAGTTCTCCTCGCATGTTTGccttcattgtcataaagttgcgCACTTCTCCCATTCGTTTAAAGTATCAAAAGCAGAATCATATTCAGATAAGCAGCATCATTCCATCTCCTAATCATGGAAAGAGATTCAGAACGTTGAAAGAGTTTGAGTTTAAAGATGgctcttctatgagaaatgaaggGAAGAAATTTGGCATTTTAGTTGTGGGTTCCATTTCAGGAGTGCACAGGGATCTCGTCAAGCATGCAGAGACTATAAATTGTCCTTTGGTTGAGCCTAATCTCTGGAAAAATAATATGGTTCCCCTAGGAACCAACTTTTAATTCCATTTTAGAGCTCATACAGATTTGGATTCAATCCTCTTCCATGATTGTTGTTGTGGTTATCCCTTTCTTGAGAGTTTGCTGTTTATTTCTGGAAGTCTTTCTGAATTTACAGCTTGTTTCTTTGAAAGTTCTATTCCCATGTTGTATTTGCTCTTTCTTAATGTACAGAGTTTCAAGATACTTTCAAAACCCTCTTCCAATTTATAATTCTGGTAAAAAAACATTTATctaataaacaacaaaacaaaacattgCAAGATTGAAAAAAGATATTAGAAATAAACCCCTTTCAAACTGTCAAAGGCAGTTAATCCGCTGAGGGTCATCAGTGCAGTAACAAAAACAGCAACAACGATATTATGTGGGAAGCGCTCCATGGTGTATGTCAGATTGAAGCCACCAGCGCTATGACCAACCAGTATCACCTATACAAATATTGTCATATCAGATTTAGACCATTGCCATGCTACTTGTTTTAGCTCAGCTGTGTAAAAAGTGCACACCTTATGGTTTGAAGGAAGACCAGTAAAGAAGTCTGTGAGAGGCTTATTGTACTCCTCTAATGTGGAAATGTGATCTGCATCAGTGGGGTCGATTCCTTGGCTGGTCATGTCAAGGGCAGAGACAGTATGACCGTCTTTCATAAGGAGGTCTGCAACTTTGTACCAACACCACCCTCCAAAGCAAGATCCATGGACCAACACAAAATGGAAGCTTCTTGAATCACAAGCCATTACTTTTAACTGTTACGATTCTCAAAACAGCTCTGCACCTAGCCTATATTCGTAGGCTCTTTGATATCACTACAGTGGCATGTACAATTATAAGTTTGGACTTTGTCCAATCTTCCTACCTACAAAGTTTGGGCTTTTATCTGTAAAAATCTACGGTGCCATGTGCAATGGTCAATAATGTTTTGTTTTCACACTCCACTTGCGTATTAAGTGTATGTTGATGAATTGTTAGGCAATGAATGATGAGTACTCATTACTGTTTGACAGACACATTATTGATGTTTAGCAGCCAGTTTTGTCGTCTAATACATTTAACCTTTCACAACCAAGTTTAAATTCAAGTCAATATTATTGAGCTCTTTAGAATACACAAGTTACGTATCTCTTTAGGAGTTAGTGTGTGTTTGATCTCTGTCAAAAGAAGCTTGGCATAATACAAGGATTAAGACCTTTCTTACAGGACTGACTGTTTATCCGGGTTTGTTTCAGTTAGTCGGTTCTTCCTCTTTAGTTATTTCTTTTTATCACTGGGCAGTTCTATTGTCACTATGTTCAGTCTTTTATGTAATTGACAATACTAGGTCTATTTTATGTACTGGTTCCTTATGTAATTGTCAATATTGTGTCCATTTTCTGGCTGGTAGTAAGCACTGCTGGTTCTCTTTGTGTAGCTCTCTTGGTCATCTtatccttgatggctcttttgtgCTTGTATTCTAGAAGTTAAGGTTGCTGTTATGAGATGtacattttatttttgtatttcatgATTGCAATTTTATCTTTATAATTtacatttattcaatttaaaaaagaGATATAACTTATAGAAAGTTTTAGAAAAGATTTGactaaattttgatgctattgtaCAAGAAGTGACTCTTCTGATAAAATTAACCACTAGAGAACTATTATGATATAGACATCTCATCCCAGCAAGTTATTAATGAGTATTACTTCTACTATTGATTTTTCTCCTTTTTTCAAGTTGATCAAGTATGTGGTTCTAGATTTAAGATTAAGCAAAAAGTTAGTTATAAAGAAAAGGACTTGTATGACATGAACGTGTACTCAACCTATTAGCATGATAGGAGAATAAAGAATATTGTGGTATGAAAAAATACTTTTGAAATAATAGAAAATGAATTTAAGCAAAGAACATTCTGTTAAACACACCTCAAGAATGGGAGGGGCGTGAATTAGTCTTGAACAATCACTTAAACCTTTTCAATGACAACttcatatttaattaatccttAGTCTTGTTAGCAGCAATGGTAGATAAAACAATGAACAccatacacaagagaacaccagatataattggaaaacccaaaaagggaaaaaccattgtgacacaatatatgaacaagattACAGTGTTTGTTTTAGGTAGACTATCAAGAAAGCTCATTGCGTCTAGAAGGACTTGTAGGATGAGATGCACTACCCCAAGGCAAGATACAAGAGACTTGCAAGTTGAGATTCACTGCCTCAAGCAAGATACAAAGAGCTTGCTAGGGAGACTAACTATTTTCaagcaaggtacatgaatatatgaatcaatATGAATAAGCTTCCAACAATACTGCTTCCAGTAATCTCCTCTGAATGTAGCTGCTCACACAAGCAACCATTATGCAATTTGGCACCAATACTTTCATCACACACTCCTACAATCTCAACTTTGCATATTTCACTATCTGTT from Cryptomeria japonica chromosome 3, Sugi_1.0, whole genome shotgun sequence harbors:
- the LOC131031014 gene encoding methylesterase 1, translated to MACDSRSFHFVLVHGSCFGGWCWYKVADLLMKDGHTVSALDMTSQGIDPTDADHISTLEEYNKPLTDFFTGLPSNHKVILVGHSAGGFNLTYTMERFPHNIVVAVFVTALMTLSGLTAFDSLKGISSGLRNFGDLTYSFANGEENKPTSVKFGKQFSQEFLLQNTPSSDICLTHSLLKRSPYWEGVVSYTKENYGRVPRAYIVAKEDKLLPEEFQRKMIADNPPQMVYEIEGSDHSPFFCKPDQLAHILLQIANRCLCN